From a single Alkalihalophilus pseudofirmus genomic region:
- a CDS encoding DUF2198 family protein yields MSEILLALFAPFLLMVITTRVTFSLVGASIVTWMVILSVISVYDKPWWLLLIAIPSFAAGVLIAKKVLIKRPGM; encoded by the coding sequence ATGTCAGAAATATTATTAGCACTGTTCGCCCCGTTCTTGCTAATGGTCATCACCACAAGAGTAACCTTTAGTTTGGTCGGAGCAAGTATTGTCACATGGATGGTCATTCTGTCTGTCATCAGTGTGTATGATAAACCTTGGTGGCTTTTGCTGATCGCCATCCCATCATTTGCAGCAGGAGTTCTTATCGCTAAAAAAGTATTAATCAAACGTCCAGGTATGTAG
- the uvrB gene encoding excinuclease ABC subunit UvrB, which produces MDQTFELNSPYQPDGDQPAAIKEIVAGIKEGRKHQTLLGATGTGKTFTMSNVIQEVNKPTLIIAHNKTLAGQLYSEFKEFFPNNAVEYFVSYYDYYQPEAYVPSSDTYIEKDASINEEIDKLRHSATSALFERKDVIIIASVSCIYGLGSPEEYRDLVVSLRTGMELDRNALLRNLVDIQYDRNDVNFTRGTFRVRGDVVEIFPASRDEQCIRVEFFGDEIDRMTEVDALTGEIKGERNHVAIFPASHFVTREAKLKKAIANIEIELEEQLKKMHEEGKLLEAQRLEQRTRYDLEMMAEMGFCSGIENYSRHLTLREAGATPYTLIDFFPEDFLLIVDESHVTLPQVRGMYNGDRARKEVLVNHGFRLPSALDNRPLKFDEFEKKVSQSVYVSATPGPYELEHTPEMVEQIIRPTGLLDPTIDVRPIEGQIDDMIGEINARVEKNERVLVTTLTKKMSEDLTDYLKEIGIKVRYLHSEIKTLERIEIIRQLRMGTFDVLVGINLLREGLDIPEVSLVAILDADKEGFLRAERSLIQTIGRAARNSNGHVIMYADKMTKSMQIAIDETARRRSIQEEYNEKHGITPKTIQKKIPEVIQATIVSDEDGETTAAPKTKLSKKDKEAMIERMEKEMKDAARELNFERAAELRDLLLELKAEG; this is translated from the coding sequence GTGGATCAGACATTTGAACTTAACTCGCCTTATCAACCAGATGGCGATCAACCCGCTGCGATTAAAGAGATTGTAGCAGGGATAAAAGAAGGAAGAAAGCATCAGACTTTGCTTGGTGCAACAGGTACAGGTAAGACATTTACGATGTCTAATGTTATACAAGAAGTAAACAAGCCCACATTAATTATCGCCCATAATAAAACTCTTGCAGGCCAGCTTTATAGTGAGTTTAAAGAGTTCTTCCCAAACAATGCTGTAGAGTATTTTGTCAGCTATTATGATTATTACCAGCCAGAAGCTTACGTCCCTAGTTCTGATACGTATATTGAAAAAGATGCAAGTATAAATGAAGAAATAGATAAACTTAGACACTCGGCTACAAGTGCGCTTTTTGAGAGGAAAGACGTCATCATTATTGCCAGTGTCTCTTGTATTTACGGCTTAGGTTCGCCTGAGGAGTACCGCGACTTAGTCGTGTCTCTTAGAACTGGAATGGAGCTGGACCGTAATGCTTTATTGCGTAATTTAGTAGACATTCAATATGACCGAAATGATGTCAATTTCACGCGTGGTACGTTCCGAGTTCGCGGCGATGTCGTAGAAATTTTTCCGGCATCTCGTGATGAACAATGTATTCGTGTGGAGTTTTTTGGTGATGAAATAGACCGGATGACAGAAGTAGATGCGCTGACAGGTGAAATCAAAGGCGAGCGAAATCATGTAGCCATTTTCCCGGCATCCCACTTCGTTACCCGTGAAGCAAAGCTTAAAAAAGCGATTGCTAATATCGAAATAGAACTTGAAGAACAGCTGAAGAAAATGCATGAGGAAGGGAAGCTTCTAGAAGCGCAGCGTCTTGAACAGCGAACGCGCTACGATTTAGAGATGATGGCTGAAATGGGTTTTTGTTCAGGAATTGAGAACTACTCACGTCACTTAACATTGCGCGAAGCAGGGGCTACCCCTTACACGCTGATTGACTTCTTTCCTGAAGACTTTTTACTGATTGTCGATGAGTCTCATGTTACACTTCCGCAAGTTCGGGGAATGTATAACGGAGACAGGGCTAGAAAAGAAGTACTCGTTAATCACGGATTCCGTCTGCCTTCAGCGCTCGATAACCGGCCTTTAAAATTCGATGAGTTTGAAAAGAAGGTTTCCCAAAGCGTCTACGTTTCAGCGACACCAGGTCCGTATGAACTTGAACACACGCCGGAAATGGTTGAGCAGATTATTCGTCCGACAGGCTTACTCGACCCAACCATTGACGTGCGCCCGATCGAAGGCCAGATTGATGATATGATCGGCGAAATTAATGCTAGAGTTGAGAAAAATGAACGAGTGCTTGTCACGACACTGACGAAAAAAATGTCTGAGGATTTAACGGATTACTTAAAAGAGATCGGCATTAAAGTACGTTATCTCCACTCAGAGATTAAGACGCTTGAACGAATCGAAATTATTCGTCAGCTGCGGATGGGAACGTTTGATGTGTTAGTCGGCATTAACTTGCTGCGTGAAGGGCTTGATATTCCTGAGGTGTCTCTTGTTGCGATACTCGATGCTGATAAGGAAGGGTTCTTGCGTGCAGAACGTTCATTGATTCAAACGATAGGACGTGCTGCTCGTAACTCTAATGGTCATGTCATTATGTATGCAGATAAGATGACTAAATCGATGCAGATCGCCATTGATGAAACGGCAAGACGCCGCAGCATTCAAGAAGAATATAATGAAAAGCATGGCATCACCCCTAAAACGATTCAAAAGAAAATTCCAGAGGTGATCCAGGCAACAATTGTATCGGATGAAGACGGCGAAACAACAGCCGCACCGAAGACGAAGTTAAGCAAGAAAGATAAAGAAGCGATGATCGAACGAATGGAAAAAGAAATGAAGGATGCTGCCCGCGAATTAAATTTTGAGCGTGCTGCAGAGCTTCGTGATTTATTATTAGAGCTAAAAGCGGAAGGGTGA